The following is a genomic window from Mus pahari chromosome 1, PAHARI_EIJ_v1.1, whole genome shotgun sequence.
CTCACATGCCTTGTTGGTTCATCcccttcctttgtccctgtcACTATTAGCCTGGAATGTTCCTCAACTTCCCATCACTGGTGATCTCTCAGTCCGACCAGGGTCATTCCCACTGTGGTCATCAGCCACCTCCTCtccttcttgtctttttgtttcttttttttaacggCATGAATCCTAACATCTAGATAACACTACCACATGCATtgtgcatgcgcgcgtgcacacacacacacacacacacacacacactgcagatcTAACACAGGAGCTTGTGATTCATATGCAAATGCTGTACCAGAGTCCTATCTTCAGCACCCAAGGACCCCCTGAATAGCACATGTTCTCCCCTAATTACTGCACTGAGATCAATGGGTCACTTGACAATATCTGGAGACCTACCTGGCTGTCTTACCAGCTAGGGACACTGCTAAACTCCCACAGTGCATAAGACAGCAAATAACACATCAGAATGATCTAGCTGCAAATGTCCAGAGTACAAAACtttggactggaaagatggcttagtagttaacgGCACTCGCTGTTCTtccacagcacccacagggcGGTCCACAGttatctgtagttcctgttccaggggatctgacactctttctggcctccatgagcaccaggcgcACAGGTGGTTCACATATATACACGTAGACAAaggtttgtgtatatataaattaaacaatGGTCAAGGTTTATGTGGGCTTCAGatgtaggttcaaggccagctttgaagACTTTGCCTCCAAATAAAAAGtttgggctgtggtggcgcatgcctttaatcccagcacttgggaggcagaggcaggaggtggatttctgagtttgaggccagcctggtccacagagtgagttccaggacagccagggctacacagagaaaccccgtctcaaaaaaaccaaaaaacaaaaaaaacaaaaaaaaaaaaaccaaaaaacaaaaacaaaaaacccaaaaaacaaaaaaaaaaagtttgggctgacaagatggctcagccacagGCACTTGCCTGTATGACCTGAGTTGATCACAAGAACCCACATGTGGAAGAGAACCAATCCTGCacgctgtgctctgacctccatatacacgACTTGGCAAGTGTCTCCCTcccatcaataaataaatataaatctaattacgtttatttaaattgtaaaaaataaataaatagggctagagagatggctcagtggttaagagcactgactgctcttccagaggtcctgagtttgatttccagcaaccacatagtggctcacaaccatctgtgatgggatctgatgctctcttctggtgtgtctgaagacagctacagtttgtttatatataaacaaacaaatctttaaaataaataagtaagtaaatgaaagCGAGCTTGAAGCTTATGAAGTTCAGTAACAAACAGCACAGACCCAGCATGatcaaggccctaggttcagtcagAATGACTGCGAGAACAAGGCACAAAGGCCAGGCACAACGCCACAGGCCTTCAATGCCAGTATTCATGAAGCagatctgtgagctccaggccagcctggtctacatatcggactccaggccacccagggctacacagtgagatcctgtcttaaaaaaaacaaagaaaaaaaaaaagcagacaagaacaaaaccaaaataaatcaaaacaatgacttgttcttccttttttttctcaacaTTGCTATACAAACACTGAGAAATAGGTGTTACCCACggctattaaatattttaatttttgctgtACTAGGGGTGGGACCCACAGCCTCAGACAGGCTAGGCCAACACTCTGCCACTGAGGTACACAGTCCTGCTCCACCACATCTGACTTCTTGATAGGAAAATGGAGGCTCATTAAAGGTTCAGCGAGCTGCTCTGAGTCACACAGCTCTTGAGAACAGAAACTGGTATTCACCCACAAGTAGGACTGGCTCCTCCTGATGCCACCACACATTTTATATGGAGCCCGGCTGGCCTTTAGTGCCGTACTTAGGAATGCTGGAGTACACTAAATGGGAGGCCCAGGTGGGTGTGAACAAACAGAGTAGGGGCTCAGTACCTGGAGCAGGGCTAGGACCCAGGTGAACCGTATTCGGCAACATTGGAGAGAAGAGCGGGAGGCAAACACACCGGCCTGGTATAGCATCTGGTACctaaggtgggggcagggaagaggatGAGGCTCTCAGCGCACCTTTGGGGTCAACCTCAGGACCCCAACATCAGGGATCCTCCCAGCCCACTGCCCTCCTGCCAACTTCTCTCACCATCGGTACTGTTGAGCATGGTTTAGAGAAGTGTTCCGGAAAAACAGGAGCTCAAACTGCAGCAAAGACCAGACAGATGGAGATGGGGGAacctcagccctctctctcctcccacatccCTCCCCAGTGCCCCTCACTCACAAGTCCCTGGTTGATAAAGTATTCTGCAAAGTAGACCAGCACCAGAGGGATGATGTATCGCAAGAGACCCTGGAAGAGTCAGGAGAGGTAAGtggaaggcaggaggcagagggtccTCACGGGGCACCCACAGCCACCGTCCAAACCTTGAACACTGTCCACCGTTCCTGGAGGGAGAGGTCCCAGCTGGCACCTacagagcagggggaaggggaggaggttgCTCGCTGAACACTTAGCTAGGTGCCAGCATGAAGCAAGCAACCAGCCAGCACAGCAGTATGTGGATTTAAATGTCACTTAGTGGACACTTAGTAGTCGCTAAAATGGTAAACTTCGtgctgtgtacatatgtatatacacacacaaatacatatataacggatttttaaaaaaagagcaagacTGTAGATCAGGGTACAGCTCATATCTGCGGACTCCATCCCGGACTAGACATTCCATGTCTAGAATAACCAGGCTCCTTTTCTCCCATAAGGCCTCACCCTGAGCTGTTTCCTGTGCCTGGAACATGTTCACCGAGGCATATGCAAAGCTAATACCTTGACAGCCAAGTTTCAGCCCAGAGATGTCTTGGGCTGCCGAGATGCTTGGTGGATGAGGGCGCTTGCTGCCGAGTCTGAATGAGCAGAGCTCAGTCCTCAAAATGCCTGACCTTACCCTCGTGCGCATGCTATTGCCCAGGCAGCTccactctcaaaaataaaaggtttgTTGTTGGGGGTTCTCTCGGGGGCtcaagaaatggctcagtggttaagagtaatggctgctcttctagcggacctcaattcccagcacccatatggcagctcacaactgtctgtaactccagttccaggggatccaacaccctcacatagacatgcacacaggcaaaacaccaatgcacataaaataaaaatagacaaattgctgggcagtggtggggcacgcctttaatccacacttgggaggcagaggcaggcggatctctgaaagtttgagggcagcctggattacatacagagtaaattccaggacagccagggctacacagagaaaccctgcctcgaaaagcaagcaagcaaacaaacaaacaaataattacaaaagtaaataataagTAGAGCCTTTCTCGGAGCTGGAGGGGTGGCTTGGGGTTAAGTGGCAGCACACACCCTGAATCCCAGTGcgtggaaagcagaggcaggagaatttttgAGTTCTGGTCtatagggtgagttccaggacagacagcgctacacagagaagccatgcctcaaaaaaacaaaacaaacagccgggcgtggtggcacacgcctttaatctcagcactcgggaggcagaggcaggcagatttcaaaataagttccaggacagctatagagctatacagagaaaccctgtctcgaaaacaaaacaaacaaacaaaaaaacaaacaaaaccccaaaacaaacaaacaattaaaaaaaaaaaaagcactggttgctcaaCCAAAAGGGTCAGAATTTGAATTCTGGCAACATTGGccagctcccaactgcctgtaactgcaactccaaggcatctgatgccctctgctggtcatCCGTGGTATaagttcacaaacacacataaatagaaaaataaatcctaGCCAGGTGTATGGTGGCATATTCGTTtactcctagcacttgagaggtggattTGTGAGATTGAGGCCATTTGAGAGTACACAGTGATTTCTAGGCCACCTAGTGCTATACAGAGAGACTCTGTTTAAAAACCAATAAgcaaaaacttgaagaaaaaaacaaaacaaaaccacaacaacaaaaccccccacTTGGAACCTGCTGTAGAGCAGCGCCCTTGAccatccccaccccatttccTTAACTGTTACTTTCTGGGTCTgtgcagggtcttactatgtagcccactGGCCTTGGaatcatagagatctgcttgtggctgcctcccaagtgttgggattcaaggtgtgcaccactccTCTGGGCCCCATCACGGTTTATGTCCTGTGACAATGCTCTCATTCCTTCATCTCGAGCACCACCGTTCCCGGCAACTGGAATGTCTGGCATGCAGTCAGTAGTTCATAAGTATACATGACTGCTTTGACCCAAATCTGTACACCCAGCAGCCTGTTTCCCTCAACTGTGTCCACTGCTGAGACCAAAACCCCAAGGGGGAAAGTGGCTCTGGGATGGGAGGGCCTTTGCATCCTACCTGGCTTTGACTCTGGAGTCTCGGCGCCTATGAGAGGCTGCCGGGCAGCAGTCTCTGCCTCGTCTTCCCCTCCAGGGTCTAGGGGTTCAGGAGATGTGAGCAATAAGAAATAGCTGGGATGGAATGGAGAAGCGCGTCAGGAAGCTCTTGTCGGGAAAGGCCCCAGAGGTCCTGCAGGCCCTGCTCCTCCAGGCCCTTCACACTTGCATGGGGGCTCCCAGCCTCTATGGTACCTTGTCCTTGAAAAGCTTGTTTCTACCCAGGACCTCATTTGACTCAGTCACAGCACCTGCTCTGTTCTCCactggcttaaacccatgtctgagcagTATTTCTGGTGGACACTCCACAATAGCCCTAAGCTATAACATGAtgcccccagagtgctgggatgaaaggcatgtaccactacaccTGACTTAATAATGTTTTCTAGAATACACAAATACGCACAGAACACATAAACCGAGGCACACTCAGtcccagccccagtcccaggAGCCGACCTGTGCGGATGAGACAGAACCAGCCCGAGACAGAGACAACTGAGGGTCAGGAATGAAGTTGTCCAGAGTCACACAGCTGAGGGGTGTCAAGAGTCCACAATCCACACCCCTTCACAACAAGGCTGAAGAGATCTGAAGACTGGATTAGGATCAAGTTCCTCCTCCTGTCTTTTATCCTTTGGGCCTAAGGACACTCACCTGCCTAGCAACAGAACAGGGATCCCCAACATAGAAAGCAGGTTGTGCTGTggggagaggccagcctgggtgagtCCCAGGTAAGACAGCGATCCAAGAAGCCCTGCACCCCCGGTACCTGAAGACCACCATGAGATCACGGCACTGAAAAGAAGACAGGAGCACTGAGGAAGATGGAAGCCAGCAGGGGGCACACCTCTCCCAGTCCTCCCGGCCCAGGCCGCTTACCTGGGGTAGAAAGCCGTCAGTGAGAGGAAGGTGACCTCCCCTAGCCCTGAGGAGATGCTGGCCAAAACCACTCCTGGGAGGACAAACAGCATACGGTGACCTTTAACTGAAAGCCAGTCCCCACTGGTTTGTTTATAGCCTCATCTCCATCGGCTCAGCAGCGCTAAGAATAGATCTGTCACTGAACAGACAGGCTAGGGTCTCATCTGAAAATCCACACCCTCCTCCACATGTCCTCTCCGAGACTGTACCCCTATCCTCATTCAGTTAATAACTCCCAATTATTCAGCCCCGCTCATCCCCACCTATACTCAGTCTCCCCGTTCCTTCCTAGTGACACCCTCCAATTGTTCCTAGAGCTCACTTCTGGTTAGGGAAGCTCTAGaagttttgtctttgagacaaagtctcggGGATGTAGTccgggctggcctggaacttgctatatagatcagCCTGGACTGGCCctctccttgttttgttttttgagatagggttttgctgtgtagcttaGTTTGAATTCACTATGTGGCCCCGACtaacctcaaattcacaatctCCCCCACACACGGAGAGCTGAGGAGACTATAGCACATCACTCTGCCGAGGCTCCCCTAAGCCCATCAACCTCTCCCAGCCTCGTACTCACCACACAGGCTTAACCCCACTGACTGAGAGAAGGCGACCAGAACAAAGCTCCCAGCAGAACAAACTCCACTCACAAGCACCCGGGGGCTGAGAAGAGATGAGGAGGAACTCAGAAGGCCGCCTCCATGGAGACTCTCCAGACTCCCGCCTCCTCCCGCCTGCCACCGCGACCCAGACCTGTAAGGCAGCAAGTGAAGGCCAAGAGGCGCCAGGAGTTTGATGACAAGGGTGGGAAGGATGTCTGCTAGGAGCAccgcctgaggcaggagaacacaGTGAGAGCCTAGACCCTCCTGGAGACAACCTGCCCATCCCAGCCGGGGAGCCAGCCAGTGAGACCTGCTGCA
Proteins encoded in this region:
- the Cln3 gene encoding battenin; amino-acid sequence: MGSSAGSWRRLEDSEREETDSEPQAPRLDSRSVLWKNAVGFWILGLCNNFSYVVMLSAAHDILKQEQTSGNQSHVEPGPTPTPHNSSSRFDCNSISTAAVLLADILPTLVIKLLAPLGLHLLPYSPRVLVSGVCSAGSFVLVAFSQSVGLSLCGVVLASISSGLGEVTFLSLTAFYPSAVISWWSSGTGGAGLLGSLSYLGLTQAGLSPQHNLLSMLGIPVLLLGSYFLLLTSPEPLDPGGEDEAETAARQPLIGAETPESKPGASWDLSLQERWTVFKGLLRYIIPLVLVYFAEYFINQGLFELLFFRNTSLNHAQQYRWYQMLYQAGVFASRSSLQCCRIRFTWVLALLQCLNLALLLADVCLSFLPSIYLIFIIILYEGLLGGAAYVNTFHNIALETSDKHREFAMEAACISDTLGISLSGVLALPLHDFLCHLP